The following are encoded in a window of Camelus bactrianus isolate YW-2024 breed Bactrian camel chromosome 31, ASM4877302v1, whole genome shotgun sequence genomic DNA:
- the DMTN gene encoding dematin isoform X1, which produces MERLQKQPLTSPGSVSSSRGSSVPGSPSSIAAKMDNQVLAYKDLAAIPKDKAILDIERPDLMIYEPHFTYSLLEHVELPRSRERSLSPKSTSPPPSPEVWADSRSPGTISQASAPRTTGTPRTSLPHFHHPETTHPDSNIYKKPPIYRQREPTGGSPQSKHLIEDLIIESSKFPAAQPPDPNQPAKIETDYWPCPPSLAVVETEWRKRKAERRGAEEEEEEEEDDSGDEMKALRERQREELSKVTSNLGKMILKEEMEKSLPIRRKTRSLPDRTPFHTALQAGTSKSSSLPAYGRTTLSRLQSTDFSPSGSEAESPGLQVSAFWRGTHMERQSHGQKGDWQCWGGWVGPQSCLVRMAEAQGKAGEVSLPHSGSLRLWSPQNGEGQSGRMDRGNSLPCVLEQKIYPYEMLVVTNRGRTKLPPGVDRMRLERHLSAEDFSRVFSMSPEEFGKLALWKRNELKKKASLF; this is translated from the exons ATGGAACGGCTGCAGAAG CAACCACTTACCTCCCCTGGGAGCGTCAGCTCCTCCCGAGGCTCCAGTGTTCCAGGCTCTCCCTCCAGCATCGCG GCCAAGATGGACAACCAGGTGCTGGCCTACAAAGACTTGGCTGCCATCCCCAAGGACAAGGCCATCCTGGACATCGAGAGGCCTGACCTCATGATCTACGAGCCCCACTTTACCTATTCTCTCTTGGAACACGTGGAGCTGCCCAGAAGCCGGGAG CGCTCGCTGTCACCCAAATCCACATCTCCCCCTCCATCCCCTGAG GTGTGGGCAGACAGCCGGTCCCCTGGAACCATCTCTCAGGCTTCAGCCCCAAGAACCACTGGGACCCCCCGGACCAGCCTGCCCCATTTCCACCATCCTG AGACCACCCACCCAGATTCTAACATCTACAAGAAGCCACCCATCTACAGGCAGAGAG AGCCCACGGGCGGCAGCCCTCAGAGCAAGCACCTCATCGAGGACCTCATCATCGAGTCATCCAAGTTCCCGGCAGCCCAGCCTCCCGACCCCAACCAGCCAGCCAAGATCGAGACGGACTACTGGCCATGCCCCCCGTCACTGGCCGTTGTGG AGACGGAGTGGAGGAAGCGGAAGGCCGAAAGgaggggggcagaggaggaggaagaggaggaggaggatgactcCGGGGATGAGATGAAGGCTCTCAGGGAGCGCCAGAGAGAGGAGCTCAGTAAG GTTACTTCCAACTTGGGAAAGATGATCTTGAAAGAAGAGATGGAAAAGTCATTGCCTATCCGGAGGAAAACCCGCTCTCTGCCTGATCGGACACCCTTTCATACCG CCTTGCAGGCAGGAACGTCTAAGTCGTCTTCCCTCCCAGCCTACGGCAGGACCACCCTGAGCCGG CTACAGTCCACGGACTTCAGCCCGTCTGGGAGTGAGGCAGAAAGCCCAG GCCTGCAGGTGAGTGCCTTCTGGAGGGGAACACACATGGAGCGCCAGAGCCACGGACAGAAGGGAGACTGGCAGTgttggggagggtgggtggggccTCAGAGTTGCCTGGTGAGGATGGCAGAAGCCCAGGGTAAGGCTGGGGAGGTCTCGCTGCCCCACTCTGGCTCACTGCGGCTTTGGTCTCCCCAGAACGGAGAGGGCCAGAGTGGGAGGATGGACCGGGGGAACTCCCTGCCCTGTGTGCTGGAGCAgaag ATCTATCCTTACGAAATGCTGGTGGTGACCAACAGGGGGCGGACCAAGTTGCCTCCAGGTGTGGATCGGATGAGGCTTGAG AGGCACCTGTCGGCTGAGGACTTCTCGAGGGTATTTTCCATGTCTCCCGAAGAGTTTGGCAAGCTGGCTCTGTGGAAGCGAAACGAGCTCAAGAAAAAGGCCTCTCTCTTCTGA
- the DMTN gene encoding dematin isoform X2 translates to MERLQKAKMDNQVLAYKDLAAIPKDKAILDIERPDLMIYEPHFTYSLLEHVELPRSRERSLSPKSTSPPPSPEVWADSRSPGTISQASAPRTTGTPRTSLPHFHHPETTHPDSNIYKKPPIYRQREPTGGSPQSKHLIEDLIIESSKFPAAQPPDPNQPAKIETDYWPCPPSLAVVETEWRKRKAERRGAEEEEEEEEDDSGDEMKALRERQREELSKVTSNLGKMILKEEMEKSLPIRRKTRSLPDRTPFHTALQAGTSKSSSLPAYGRTTLSRLQSTDFSPSGSEAESPGLQVSAFWRGTHMERQSHGQKGDWQCWGGWVGPQSCLVRMAEAQGKAGEVSLPHSGSLRLWSPQNGEGQSGRMDRGNSLPCVLEQKIYPYEMLVVTNRGRTKLPPGVDRMRLERHLSAEDFSRVFSMSPEEFGKLALWKRNELKKKASLF, encoded by the exons ATGGAACGGCTGCAGAAG GCCAAGATGGACAACCAGGTGCTGGCCTACAAAGACTTGGCTGCCATCCCCAAGGACAAGGCCATCCTGGACATCGAGAGGCCTGACCTCATGATCTACGAGCCCCACTTTACCTATTCTCTCTTGGAACACGTGGAGCTGCCCAGAAGCCGGGAG CGCTCGCTGTCACCCAAATCCACATCTCCCCCTCCATCCCCTGAG GTGTGGGCAGACAGCCGGTCCCCTGGAACCATCTCTCAGGCTTCAGCCCCAAGAACCACTGGGACCCCCCGGACCAGCCTGCCCCATTTCCACCATCCTG AGACCACCCACCCAGATTCTAACATCTACAAGAAGCCACCCATCTACAGGCAGAGAG AGCCCACGGGCGGCAGCCCTCAGAGCAAGCACCTCATCGAGGACCTCATCATCGAGTCATCCAAGTTCCCGGCAGCCCAGCCTCCCGACCCCAACCAGCCAGCCAAGATCGAGACGGACTACTGGCCATGCCCCCCGTCACTGGCCGTTGTGG AGACGGAGTGGAGGAAGCGGAAGGCCGAAAGgaggggggcagaggaggaggaagaggaggaggaggatgactcCGGGGATGAGATGAAGGCTCTCAGGGAGCGCCAGAGAGAGGAGCTCAGTAAG GTTACTTCCAACTTGGGAAAGATGATCTTGAAAGAAGAGATGGAAAAGTCATTGCCTATCCGGAGGAAAACCCGCTCTCTGCCTGATCGGACACCCTTTCATACCG CCTTGCAGGCAGGAACGTCTAAGTCGTCTTCCCTCCCAGCCTACGGCAGGACCACCCTGAGCCGG CTACAGTCCACGGACTTCAGCCCGTCTGGGAGTGAGGCAGAAAGCCCAG GCCTGCAGGTGAGTGCCTTCTGGAGGGGAACACACATGGAGCGCCAGAGCCACGGACAGAAGGGAGACTGGCAGTgttggggagggtgggtggggccTCAGAGTTGCCTGGTGAGGATGGCAGAAGCCCAGGGTAAGGCTGGGGAGGTCTCGCTGCCCCACTCTGGCTCACTGCGGCTTTGGTCTCCCCAGAACGGAGAGGGCCAGAGTGGGAGGATGGACCGGGGGAACTCCCTGCCCTGTGTGCTGGAGCAgaag ATCTATCCTTACGAAATGCTGGTGGTGACCAACAGGGGGCGGACCAAGTTGCCTCCAGGTGTGGATCGGATGAGGCTTGAG AGGCACCTGTCGGCTGAGGACTTCTCGAGGGTATTTTCCATGTCTCCCGAAGAGTTTGGCAAGCTGGCTCTGTGGAAGCGAAACGAGCTCAAGAAAAAGGCCTCTCTCTTCTGA